A section of the Oncorhynchus gorbuscha isolate QuinsamMale2020 ecotype Even-year unplaced genomic scaffold, OgorEven_v1.0 Un_scaffold_999, whole genome shotgun sequence genome encodes:
- the LOC124020939 gene encoding sorting nexin-11-like isoform X2 produces MEQFISVWVRDPRIQKKDFWHAHMDYEICIHTNSLCFTKKISCVRRRYRDFVWLRQKLQANSLLMVQLPELPPKNPFFNLNNAQQITERMKGLQKFLELTLESNLLLSDSCLHLFLQSELGVSQIEACASGRTHYSVSQAVLRCGCKLQRFHSQEDLLETSRKESCDSDSVSGFVEPAPSSKDGTASSPPETLDLSLPDRTRPNPDQEETLALSLPDRTRPNPDQEETLALSQPDRTRPNPDQEETLALSLPDRTRPNHNQEETLALSLSDRTRPNPDQEETLALSLPDRTRPNPDQEETLNLSLPDRTRPNHNQEETLALFLPDRTRPNHNQEETLALSLPDRTRPNHNQEETPALSLPDRTRPNHNQEETLALSLPDRTRPNHNQEETPALSLPDRTRPNHNQEETLALSLPDRTRPNHNQEETPALSLPDRTRPNTQPGRDPSSVST; encoded by the exons atggaGCAGTTTATCAGTGTCTGGGTTCGGGATCCTCGGATTCAGAAGAAGGACTTCTGGCATGCCCACATGGACTATGAAATCTGTATACAT ACCAACAGTCTCTGCTTCACTAAGAAGATCTCCTGTGTGAGGAGAAGGTACCGTGACTTCGTATGGCTCCGGCAGAAACTACAGGCTAACTCCCTACTCAT GGTCCAGCTGCCTGAACTACCACCTAAGAACCCTTTCTTTAACCTGAACAACGCCCAGCAGATCACAGAGAGGATGAAGGGCCTCCAGAAGTTCCTTGAACT GACCCTGGAGAGTAATCTGCTTCTGTCAGACAGCTGTCTGCACCTCTTCCTGCAGTCGGAGCTGGGGGTGTCCCAGATAGAGGCCTGCGCCTCAGGTAGAACCCATTACTCTGTGTCCCAGGCCGTGCTGCGCTGTGGCTGCAAACTGCAACGCTTCCACTCCCAGGAGGACCTGTTAGAGACCAGCCGCAAGGAGTCCTGTGACTCCGACTCTGTTAG TGGGTTTGTAGAGCCGGCGCCCAGCAGTAAAGATGGAACTGCTTCCTCACCCCCAGAGACCCTAGATCTGTCTCTACCTGATAGGACCAGACCTAACCCCGACCAGGAAGAGACCctagctctgtctctacctgatAGGACCAGACCTAACCCCGACCAGGAAGAGACCCTAGCTCTGTCTCAACCTGATAGGACCAGACCTAACCCCGACCAGGAAGAGACCctagctctgtctctacctgatAGGACCAGACCTAACCACAATCAGGAAGAGACCctagctctgtctctatctgatAGGACCAGACCTAACCCCGACCAGGAAGAGACCctagctctgtctctacctgatAGGACCAGACCTAACCCCGACCAGGAAGAGACCCTAAATCTGTCTCTACCTGATAGGACCAGACCTAACCACAACCAGGAAGAGACCCTAGCTCTGTTTCTACCTGATAGGACCAGACCTAACCACAACCAGGAAGAGACCctagctctgtctctacctgatAGGACCAGACCTAACCACAACCAGGAAGAGACcccagctctgtctctacctgatAGGACCAGACCTAACCACAACCAGGAAGAGACCctagctctgtctctacctgatAGGACCAGACCTAACCACAACCAGGAAGAGACcccagctctgtctctacctgatAGGACCAGACCTAACCACAACCAGGAAGAGACCctagctctgtctctacctgatAGGACCAGACCTAACCACAACCAGGAAGAGACcccagctctgtctctacctgatAGGACCAGACCTAACACACAACCAGGAAGAGACCctagctctgtctctacctga
- the LOC124020939 gene encoding sorting nexin-11-like isoform X1 yields MREGIDNLVFQFISVWVRDPRIQKKDFWHAHMDYEICIHTNSLCFTKKISCVRRRYRDFVWLRQKLQANSLLMVQLPELPPKNPFFNLNNAQQITERMKGLQKFLELTLESNLLLSDSCLHLFLQSELGVSQIEACASGRTHYSVSQAVLRCGCKLQRFHSQEDLLETSRKESCDSDSVSGFVEPAPSSKDGTASSPPETLDLSLPDRTRPNPDQEETLALSLPDRTRPNPDQEETLALSQPDRTRPNPDQEETLALSLPDRTRPNHNQEETLALSLSDRTRPNPDQEETLALSLPDRTRPNPDQEETLNLSLPDRTRPNHNQEETLALFLPDRTRPNHNQEETLALSLPDRTRPNHNQEETPALSLPDRTRPNHNQEETLALSLPDRTRPNHNQEETPALSLPDRTRPNHNQEETLALSLPDRTRPNHNQEETPALSLPDRTRPNTQPGRDPSSVST; encoded by the exons ATGAGAGAAGGAATTGACAACCTTGTGTTCCAG TTTATCAGTGTCTGGGTTCGGGATCCTCGGATTCAGAAGAAGGACTTCTGGCATGCCCACATGGACTATGAAATCTGTATACAT ACCAACAGTCTCTGCTTCACTAAGAAGATCTCCTGTGTGAGGAGAAGGTACCGTGACTTCGTATGGCTCCGGCAGAAACTACAGGCTAACTCCCTACTCAT GGTCCAGCTGCCTGAACTACCACCTAAGAACCCTTTCTTTAACCTGAACAACGCCCAGCAGATCACAGAGAGGATGAAGGGCCTCCAGAAGTTCCTTGAACT GACCCTGGAGAGTAATCTGCTTCTGTCAGACAGCTGTCTGCACCTCTTCCTGCAGTCGGAGCTGGGGGTGTCCCAGATAGAGGCCTGCGCCTCAGGTAGAACCCATTACTCTGTGTCCCAGGCCGTGCTGCGCTGTGGCTGCAAACTGCAACGCTTCCACTCCCAGGAGGACCTGTTAGAGACCAGCCGCAAGGAGTCCTGTGACTCCGACTCTGTTAG TGGGTTTGTAGAGCCGGCGCCCAGCAGTAAAGATGGAACTGCTTCCTCACCCCCAGAGACCCTAGATCTGTCTCTACCTGATAGGACCAGACCTAACCCCGACCAGGAAGAGACCctagctctgtctctacctgatAGGACCAGACCTAACCCCGACCAGGAAGAGACCCTAGCTCTGTCTCAACCTGATAGGACCAGACCTAACCCCGACCAGGAAGAGACCctagctctgtctctacctgatAGGACCAGACCTAACCACAATCAGGAAGAGACCctagctctgtctctatctgatAGGACCAGACCTAACCCCGACCAGGAAGAGACCctagctctgtctctacctgatAGGACCAGACCTAACCCCGACCAGGAAGAGACCCTAAATCTGTCTCTACCTGATAGGACCAGACCTAACCACAACCAGGAAGAGACCCTAGCTCTGTTTCTACCTGATAGGACCAGACCTAACCACAACCAGGAAGAGACCctagctctgtctctacctgatAGGACCAGACCTAACCACAACCAGGAAGAGACcccagctctgtctctacctgatAGGACCAGACCTAACCACAACCAGGAAGAGACCctagctctgtctctacctgatAGGACCAGACCTAACCACAACCAGGAAGAGACcccagctctgtctctacctgatAGGACCAGACCTAACCACAACCAGGAAGAGACCctagctctgtctctacctgatAGGACCAGACCTAACCACAACCAGGAAGAGACcccagctctgtctctacctgatAGGACCAGACCTAACACACAACCAGGAAGAGACCctagctctgtctctacctga
- the LOC124020936 gene encoding chromobox protein homolog 3-like — MTTIFSLDLEINEKKQNVKQRKAETIITPTPLTTTTTLSTTTTTAAAVVQEFVVEKIIHRRVFNGRVEYYLKWKGFTDADNTWEPEDNLVCPELIEEFLRNLCLSGENQVEEENLRPVEPELVPKEELAEQETEIQVYSEQRHNDLQEPADQDSPTALTCPLDPERIIGSTDRHGELMFLIKWKNRDEVALLSAREASARYPEVVVAFYEDKLTWHSGDEDQ; from the exons atgacgACGATATTCAGTCTGGACCTCGAGATT AATGAGAAAAAGCAGAATGTGAAACAGAGAAAGGCAGAAACAATAATAACACCAAcaccattaacaacaacaacaacactatcaacaacaacaacaacagcagcagcagtcgtCCAGGAGTTTGTGGTGGAGAAGATCATCCACCGAAGGGTCTTCAATGGAAGAGTAGAGTACTATCTGAAGTGGAAAGGATTCACTGA TGCTGACAACACCTGGGAACCAGAGGACAACTTGGTCTGTCCTGAACTGATAGAAGAGTTCCTGAGAAACCTCTGTTTGTCTGGAGAGAATCAGGTTGAGGAAGAGAACCTACGGCCGGTGGAACCAGAGCTAGTCCCCAAAGAGGAACTGGCAGAACAGGAGACTGAGATT CAGGTGTACAGCGAGCAGAGACATAATGACCTCCAGGAACCTGCTGACCAGGATTCTCCTACTGCCCTCACGTGTCCCCTGGATCCTGAACGCATCATCGGCTCCACAGACAGACACGGAGAACTCATGTTCCTCATCAAATG GAAGAACCGTGACGAGGTGGCCCTGCTGTCAGCCAGGGAGGCCAGCGCCAGGTATCCTGAGGTGGTTGTAGCCTTCTACGAGGACAAACTCACCTGGCACTCTGGGGACGAGGACCAgtaa